The window CCTGCCTCAGGGCCTTGTGCATGCTCAGGTGGGATTGTGTGTTACATCTCTACAACAAATCCACTGGCTGTGGAGCTTGGGCAATGCTAGCTACAGATGTCATTTTACATTTGCCCAACTATCGCTGAACCCtgaatctcttctctctctctccccctttcacgTGTTTATTGAACCTGCATTTGCATACCTAAACTtggtttcactctctcttttccctGATTAACTCGCTTTCTCCATCCTGGCAGTGCAATCATCTGAGCGATAATTAGACATGCTCTCTTTGGATCACGACAGGCGAAGAAAGAGAGCAAAGTGCACcaaatgagagagaaggagacatttgagagacagaggaggtaaGTGGAAGAGTGTATGTGAGGTCACTCGTTGAAAGAGGGGTAGATGGGAATCTCAAAGTCATCGTTGTTGAAGTTGGCTGGCTGGTCCAGCATGGCGAGAacatcctagagagagagaaagatttaactTGAAAGCAACATGACAACACATAACAAAAGGTACAGATGGAGACATGGGGAAGGGAAAGGCAGAATGAtataggtagagggagagagacttacAGGGAAGATATCAGGCTGGTTGTTCTGTGTGTGGGGGTGCtgctctgccctgttctgagcctgcTGCTGGCCCTGCCACTGGGGCCACACTGGCTCCATTGCCCTGGAGGGGAACTGCTGCCCCGACCCCAAGCCATCTATCAGAGACAATGGGCGATTCAGTATCTAACTACACcagcatacacaaacacataaaaaCACTACTgtagttgacacacacacacacacacactctaaggGTCACGTACCATATCCGTTGGAATTGAGGCTGGCGCGGGGGTTGATATTTGGGTAGTTAGCCCCCATGGTGGGGGTCGGAGCGGCAGTGGTGGGCATCGCCCCAAATGAGGAGGAAGAGCCCCCAACAAAACTCCCCATGGCAAACTGGGGAGACAGGGCCTTCCCTGCCTGGGGCACCACCTGCTGGGCGGGAGGTGAACAACACCATGTTATTATTCACACTTTATAAACGTACAAGGTTTCTGTTCTACATTTACTGTTGAACCTGTCTGGGTGTGATACTCAAAACACAGGTTACACAGGAATAACAGACGAGGTCCTTTACAACGCTAAGATACAGAGATGCAAGAGCCTCAGAGCACTCATCCCCATCACGccagctacagatgtaggatttcaATTTGATAACCCTGTTCAAGGAAAACGGTCCTGCAATGCAGCCAATTTTAAACTTGgattgtatttgaggtttaaaaaaagCTTCTGACAATTGTAATTTCCACAAACAAATTATAATCCACAAAATAATtcatatttcctgttgctgcaggattattttcctgctgtagaaaagtcttaaattaagattctacatctgtagcaCTTTGGGCAACAACAGAGGGTCTAAACTTCAGGTTGTTTGGACAGCTTCTACCTGCAGCTGCCAGCTGTCTCACCTGGTTGTTGAAGGGGGGTCTAGCCCCTGCTGCTGGCCCCGGCCAGCTCACCGCTGCCCCTCCCTGTAGGGGGCTGCTGTTGGAGGGGGGTGCCCCGTTCTGACGGGACATCTGAGCCAGCACCTGGCCTGCGGAGTGGGATGGCTGCACCATCTGAGGGGCCATCCCTACTGACCTGGAATTAGTTCATAACAACAGGACATTACAATCTCTTATTCAGTATACATGGCCCTTAGATCAGTTTAAAACAGTACAACAGAGGCTAGTGGTCATACCTGCTGTATGTGTCGTTGGAGCGGTTGGCAGTGGTGTAGTTGTTGTTGTCCTGAGGGTAGATGGGTACTCCGGGGGCAGAGGTGGAGGGCAGGAACTTGGCCTGGTCTGGGTTGGGGTACATGGAGGGGTGCATCTCTGCATTGTCCATGGTCTTACTGTGGTCAGTTCCAGCTGCGGTCACGGCCTGGACAGGCATCTGACATGGACAACGGTCAACAAGCGGTCAATACTCACTAAAGGCTTGGAGGTAGGTACaacaatacaactttattgtccatgttaCAGCGAACAGTAGAAGGATCTCGCCCCCAAGACATCACACATACAGTGAGATCAGCACAGGATCAAGCTGCAGTCCAGAACCGCTGGATGGAGGGCTTGTTGTGGGGTTAAGGCCCCAGTTAGGTGTGTGTTTTACCTGTGGAAGTGTAACCTGTCCTGCCTCGTACagaccatctctccctcctccccccaacTCTGCTTGCTGCTGCTGCAACTGTCTGGAAagggggggaaaggggagagagacaaaagagagggagaaaagagggggtggtagagagtggtagagggagaaaaTAGGGGgtggtagagagtggtagagggagaaaaTAGGGGgtggtagagagtggtagagggagaaaagagggggtggtagagagtggtagagggagaaaagagggggtggtagagagtggtagagggagaaaagagggggtggtagagagtggtagagggagaaaaTAGGGTgtggtagagagtggtagagggagaaaagagggggtggtagagagtggtagagggagaaaaTAGGGGgtggtagagagtggtagagggagaaaagagggggtggtagagagtggtagaaggagaaaagagggggtggtagagagtggtagagggagaaaagagggggtggtagagagtggtagagggagaaaagagggggtggtagagagtggtagagggagaaaagagggggtggtagagggagaaaagagggagtggtagagggagaaaaTAGGGGgtggtagagagtggtagagggagaaaagagggggtggtagagagtggtagaaggagaaaagagggggtggtagagagtggtagagagagaaaagagggagtggtagagagtggtagagggagaaaagagggagtggtagagagtggtagagggagaaaagagggagtggtagagagtggtagagggagaagagagagggagtggtagagagtggtagagggagaaaagagggggtggtagagtggtagagggagaaaaTAGGGGgtggtagagagtggtagagggagaagagagagggagtggtagagagtggtagagagagaaaagagggagtggtagagagtggtagagagagaaaagagggagtggtagagagtggtagagggagaaaagaggggtggtagagagtggtagagggagaaaagaggggtggtagagagtggtagagggagaaaagaggggtggtagagagtggtagagggagaaaagagggagtggtagagagtggtagagggagaaaagagggagtggtagagagtggtagagggagaagagagggagtggtagagtggtagagagagaaaagagggagtggtagagtggtagagagagaaaagagggagtggtagagagtggtagagggagaaaagagggagtggtagagagagaaaaaaagagagtgttAGCAGTGACAACAGAAAATATCATTTGTCAAGGCCCTCCACCACTGCTCGGGAAACCAAAACACCTGCCGACCAACAGCACTTGCCCCACCACCAGTCACTATGGTAACCAAGAAGAAAAGAGCAGAGGGGGTTCATTACCAACACCGTGGTCATGATGGATATCTTACTGCtgttgaggagggagagggagacggggaatCACCCAAAAACAGAAAGGTCCGGTCAAGTCAAGTAACAATCCACAGCCCTTACCAAGGGGTGAACtctgaaccagaccagagagaacaagagataaATAGAGTTGTAGTCTCCagtgaagcagcagcagcagccccagcTGACCCATGCTTAGAGGGGGGGTCTGGTCTCACCTGGCAGCCACCTGCCCTGGGCTGTGGGACACAGGGGGGAAGTTAGGACTGCTCTCCCCCAGCGAGGGGGGCAAAGACACCCCTGAGGACGAGAGGGGGGTGAGGGTGTCCTGAGTCGAGGTTCTACTGGCCCACAACAAAAACAAGGGgtgaggaggaaaggaagggagagaaagatatGGAGGGGAGGTGAACATACTGACAAACACACATCCTGGAAGAGATGACATCACATTTCCTAAGGTGGCTCAACAGATTGGTTAGACAGAGTGGAGATGTTCAGATGTTGAGGTGGAATAGAGTTGTGGTGTCTATGTGTTGTAGGCGTCTCACACTCAGGTGACTTGCGTTGGTGTAGATAATACGTGTGTGCGTGTTGATACTTGAAGTTTGAGTTGGtgcagatgtgtgtgtatgtgtgtgtgtgtgtgtgtgtgtacctacttGGCGTTGGTGCAgatgatgtgtgtctgtgtgtgtatacagcACCTACTTGACGTTGGCGTTGGTACAGATGATGTACTCTATCTCCTCAGAGAAGGGGTTCTGGAAGGTGAAGGAGCTGGTCCTGATCCAGAGCCAGTCTCTAGTCTTGGACAGGAAGCGGAACATGACGGACAGCACCTGACCCTTCAGCTTGACCACCTGCTGGAAGCTGTCTCTCAGCAGTTCCTGGTCCTCAGGGTGGGCCAGTTCCAAGATGTTCTTACCCAGCAGTTcctggggaacacacacacacacacacacgcacccacacaccaacacacacaacacagaaaaAGTTAGATCAAGCTTACAGCTGTCACAGAGTTTAAACACATACTGTATTCTGGTACACAGTTTAAACACATACTGTATCCTGATACACAGTTTAAACACATACTGTATCCTGATACACAGTTTAAACACATACTGTATCCTGATACACAGTTTAAACACATACTGTATCCTGGTACACATTTTAAACACATACTGTATCCTGGTACACAGTTTAAACACATACTGTTTTCTGATACACAGTTTAAACACATACTGTATCCTGGTACACAGTTTAAACACATACTGTATTCTGATAAACTATGAAATGCGATGCTGGGTGTTTGTCCTACTCTAGCCCCAGGCTGTGAGGCCTACCTGAGGCTGGTAGCCCACTGTGGCCATGCAGCGGTGGTCTACGAAGGTAAAGAGGCCCTGGCAGTTGTGACGAGAGATGAACTCCACCGGAACACTGATGCTGTTTATGTCTGTGTCGCTCGGGCAAGA of the Oncorhynchus clarkii lewisi isolate Uvic-CL-2024 chromosome 3, UVic_Ocla_1.0, whole genome shotgun sequence genome contains:
- the LOC139388394 gene encoding aryl hydrocarbon receptor nuclear translocator-like isoform X1 is translated as MLFNPDMDSSNPDIPDDSLGLGAGGAQASSSAVVPKGSNKRRAAPDFDDDDDDDGSKLFRCDDDGGGGDKERFARENHSEIERRRRNKMTAYITELSDMVPTCSALARKPDKLTILRMAVSHMKSLRGSGNTAADGTYKPSFLTDQELKHLILEAADGFLFVVSCESGRVVYVSDSLTPVLNQSQSDWLGSSLYDQLHPDDGDKLREQLSTAESNNTGRMLDLKTGTVKKEGQQSSVRMCMGARRSFICRMRCGSCPVEPMSMNRLNFLRSRNRNGLGPPKDGEPQYVVVHCTGYIKSWPPTGVNLTDEEADNIQGSRYCLVAIGRLQVTSCPSDTDINSISVPVEFISRHNCQGLFTFVDHRCMATVGYQPQELLGKNILELAHPEDQELLRDSFQQVVKLKGQVLSVMFRFLSKTRDWLWIRTSSFTFQNPFSEEIEYIICTNANVKTSTQDTLTPLSSSGVSLPPSLGESSPNFPPVSHSPGQVAARQLQQQQAELGGGGRDGLYEAGQVTLPQMPVQAVTAAGTDHSKTMDNAEMHPSMYPNPDQAKFLPSTSAPGVPIYPQDNNNYTTANRSNDTYSRSVGMAPQMVQPSHSAGQVLAQMSRQNGAPPSNSSPLQGGAAVSWPGPAAGARPPFNNQQVVPQAGKALSPQFAMGSFVGGSSSSFGAMPTTAAPTPTMGANYPNINPRASLNSNGYDGLGSGQQFPSRAMEPVWPQWQGQQQAQNRAEQHPHTQNNQPDIFPDVLAMLDQPANFNNDDFEIPIYPSFNE
- the LOC139388394 gene encoding aryl hydrocarbon receptor nuclear translocator-like isoform X2 → MLFNPDMDSSNPDIPDDSLGLGAGGAQASSSAVVPKGSNKRRAAPDFDDDDDDDGSKLFRCDDDGGGGDKERFARENHSEIERRRRNKMTAYITELSDMVPTCSALARKPDKLTILRMAVSHMKSLRGSGNTAADGTYKPSFLTDQELKHLILEAADGFLFVVSCESGRVVYVSDSLTPVLNQSQSDWLGSSLYDQLHPDDGDKLREQLSTAESNNTGRMLDLKTGTVKKEGQQSSVRMCMGARRSFICRMRCGSCPVEPMSMNRLNFLRSRNRNGLGPPKDGEPQYVVVHCTGYIKSWPPTGVNLTDEEADNIQGSRYCLVAIGRLQVTSCPSDTDINSISVPVEFISRHNCQGLFTFVDHRCMATVGYQPQELLGKNILELAHPEDQELLRDSFQQVVKLKGQVLSVMFRFLSKTRDWLWIRTSSFTFQNPFSEEIEYIICTNANVKTSTQDTLTPLSSSGVSLPPSLGESSPNFPPVSHSPGQVAARQLQQQQAELGGGGRDGLYEAGQVTLPQMPVQAVTAAGTDHSKTMDNAEMHPSMYPNPDQAKFLPSTSAPGVPIYPQDNNNYTTANRSNDTYSRSVGMAPQMVQPSHSAGQVLAQMSRQNGAPPSNSSPLQGGAAVSWPGPAAGARPPFNNQVVPQAGKALSPQFAMGSFVGGSSSSFGAMPTTAAPTPTMGANYPNINPRASLNSNGYDGLGSGQQFPSRAMEPVWPQWQGQQQAQNRAEQHPHTQNNQPDIFPDVLAMLDQPANFNNDDFEIPIYPSFNE
- the LOC139388394 gene encoding aryl hydrocarbon receptor nuclear translocator-like isoform X4, translating into MLFNPDMDSSNPDIPDDSLGLGAGGAQASSSAVVPKGSNKRRAAPDFDDDDDDDGSKLFRCDDDGGGGDKERFARENHSEIERRRRNKMTAYITELSDMVPTCSALARKPDKLTILRMAVSHMKSLRGSGNTAADGTYKPSFLTDQELKHLILEAADGFLFVVSCESGRVVYVSDSLTPVLNQSQSDWLGSSLYDQLHPDDGDKLREQLSTAESNNTGRMLDLKTGTVKKEGQQSSVRMCMGARRSFICRMRCGSCPVEPMSMNRLNFLRSRNRNGLGPPKDGEPQYVVVHCTGYIKSWPPTGVNLTDEEADNIQGSRYCLVAIGRLQVTSCPSDTDINSISVPVEFISRHNCQGLFTFVDHRCMATVGYQPQELLGKNILELAHPEDQELLRDSFQQVVKLKGQVLSVMFRFLSKTRDWLWIRTSSFTFQNPFSEEIEYIICTNANVKQLQQQQAELGGGGRDGLYEAGQVTLPQMPVQAVTAAGTDHSKTMDNAEMHPSMYPNPDQAKFLPSTSAPGVPIYPQDNNNYTTANRSNDTYSRSVGMAPQMVQPSHSAGQVLAQMSRQNGAPPSNSSPLQGGAAVSWPGPAAGARPPFNNQVVPQAGKALSPQFAMGSFVGGSSSSFGAMPTTAAPTPTMGANYPNINPRASLNSNGYDGLGSGQQFPSRAMEPVWPQWQGQQQAQNRAEQHPHTQNNQPDIFPDVLAMLDQPANFNNDDFEIPIYPSFNE
- the LOC139388394 gene encoding aryl hydrocarbon receptor nuclear translocator-like isoform X3 codes for the protein MLFNPDMDSSNPDIPDDSLGLGAGGAQASSSAVVPKGSNKRRAAPDFDDDDDDDGSKLFRCDDDGGGGDKERFARENHSEIERRRRNKMTAYITELSDMVPTCSALARKPDKLTILRMAVSHMKSLRGSGNTAADGTYKPSFLTDQELKHLILEAADGFLFVVSCESGRVVYVSDSLTPVLNQSQSDWLGSSLYDQLHPDDGDKLREQLSTAESNNTGRMLDLKTGTVKKEGQQSSVRMCMGARRSFICRMRCGSCPVEPMSMNRLNFLRSRNRNGLGPPKDGEPQYVVVHCTGYIKSWPPTGVNLTDEEADNIQGSRYCLVAIGRLQVTSCPSDTDINSISVPVEFISRHNCQGLFTFVDHRCMATVGYQPQELLGKNILELAHPEDQELLRDSFQQVVKLKGQVLSVMFRFLSKTRDWLWIRTSSFTFQNPFSEEIEYIICTNANVKQLQQQQAELGGGGRDGLYEAGQVTLPQMPVQAVTAAGTDHSKTMDNAEMHPSMYPNPDQAKFLPSTSAPGVPIYPQDNNNYTTANRSNDTYSRSVGMAPQMVQPSHSAGQVLAQMSRQNGAPPSNSSPLQGGAAVSWPGPAAGARPPFNNQQVVPQAGKALSPQFAMGSFVGGSSSSFGAMPTTAAPTPTMGANYPNINPRASLNSNGYDGLGSGQQFPSRAMEPVWPQWQGQQQAQNRAEQHPHTQNNQPDIFPDVLAMLDQPANFNNDDFEIPIYPSFNE